In Sphingobacterium thalpophilum, a genomic segment contains:
- a CDS encoding CPBP family intramembrane glutamic endopeptidase — translation MSTKSLNLLVLFLFFGIYFILDNLFFARLQPTMSNYVHSRFLGHVLTYSISLGPLLLGATLLKPKVPNEFLEKFGLKGSFLQGLSFGIIATLPMFLGYALVFTFNRKIDPNTLLINSVSSGFFEEVIFRAYFFGLVYRYTRLGFIPSILATSFLFAILHLYQSQDLGELALIFCTTFFGSILFSWLYAEWSFNLWIPIALHVLMNSAWMIFDVADNAAGNGWSNFFRFLTLFIAIISTIVHVRKSEAGLQIKGKNLWLKD, via the coding sequence ATGAGCACAAAAAGTTTAAACCTGCTGGTATTATTCCTGTTCTTCGGAATATACTTTATCCTTGATAATTTGTTTTTTGCTAGGCTTCAACCCACGATGAGCAACTATGTCCACAGTAGATTTTTGGGGCATGTGCTGACGTATTCAATTAGCCTTGGACCACTGCTTTTGGGGGCAACGCTGCTTAAACCTAAAGTGCCGAATGAGTTCTTGGAAAAATTTGGTTTAAAGGGCTCTTTTTTACAGGGGCTATCTTTTGGAATTATAGCCACCTTACCCATGTTCTTGGGCTATGCCCTTGTTTTTACCTTCAACCGCAAAATAGATCCGAACACGCTATTAATAAATAGTGTGTCATCGGGTTTTTTTGAAGAAGTGATTTTTCGGGCCTATTTTTTTGGTTTAGTTTATCGCTATACCCGACTAGGTTTTATTCCATCCATTTTAGCCACCTCATTCCTTTTTGCTATACTGCATCTTTATCAGAGTCAGGATTTGGGAGAATTGGCCCTGATTTTTTGTACGACTTTCTTCGGCTCTATCCTATTTTCGTGGTTGTATGCCGAATGGAGTTTTAATCTTTGGATACCGATAGCACTTCATGTTTTGATGAATTCGGCATGGATGATCTTTGATGTTGCAGACAATGCTGCAGGAAATGGATGGAGCAATTTTTTCCGCTTCTTGACCCTCTTTATCGCTATCATTAGTACCATTGTTCATGTACGGAAGTCAGAGGCCGGTTTACAAATTAAAGGGAAAAATTTATGGCTAAAAGATTAA